The DNA region ATGAAGAGGATGCGGCGGCCTGTTCCGGACGCGAGAGCCTGGACTACCTGACGCTTGGCGTCGACGCCCGACACGTGAAAGACATGGTGTGTCATCGCTTCGACGTGGCTGTCGACCTCGTCGACCGAGTGGGTGATCGGCGCGTCGAGGAAGCGGCGCACCAATTTGTCGACGCCGTTGTCAAGCGTCGCGGAGAACAGCAGACGCTGCCCGCGCTTGGGCGTCGCCTCCATGATGCGAGTGACACCCGGAAGGAAGCCGAGGTCGGCCATGTGGTCGGCCTCGTCAAGCACGGTGATCTCGACGGCGTCGAGAGTCACGTGGCGCTGCTTCATGAGGTCCTCGAGGCGGCCTGGGCAGGCCACGACGATGTCGACGCCTGCACGCAGGGCGCGCTCCTGGCGCTGCTGGCTCACTCCACCGAAGATCGTGGCGGTCGTGAGCCCGTAGGCCTTCGCGAGCGGCGCGATGACGGCGTCGATTTGGGTGGCGAGCTCACGCGTCGGCGCAAGCACCAAGGCGCGGGGGTGACCGGGCCGAGACTTGCCGCCGCTGCGACCAAGGCGCGCGACCATCGGCAATGCGAACGCGAGCGTCTTACCCGAGCCCGTCTTGCCGCGGCCGAGCACGTCACGGCCTGCGAGAGTGTCAGGAAGGGTGTCCTCCTGGATGGGGAACGCCTTGGACTTACCTTCGCGTTCGAGCACGTCGGTGAGTTGAATGGGAACGCCGAGTTCGGCGAAAGAGCTAGACAAGGGGATGGTGCCTTTCGGGCATCGTGCCGGGCGCGCATGCGCGCAAACCGTGACTGTCACGGCACCGGCAGTGGTGGCGAATCGCGAAGGTGTTCGCGCTCGTTCGCCGAAGAGAAATTCTACGAGCCGCGCTACCACAAGGGCTGATGCGCTGACGAGAAGGAGAAGCAATCTGCGACGCAGGAGGACCGGGGTGGCCCTGCAAGTACTCCCCAGGGTATCAGGTCAAGCGGATTCCATGAAGTGTGTTCGCTCTTGGGCGCGCCAGAACCCCCGCCCGGGCAGCGCTGCGCGGCTCCACCGCGATGCCCGGAAAGAGCGTCCGCATGGCACTTTTGACCGTCCTTAGCTTCACGCTGCCCTTCCTCGTGCCCGGCCCGGCGCTCATCGCGACGCTTCGACGCGGCGGCTTGCGCTTCCTCGGTTTACATGCGGACAGCCGCAGAATTTCACGAAAATCTTGCCCCAATTCGGACGAAGGCCCCAGTCCCCGCGATGCTTGGAATAGAGGAACACGCCGGATGTGTTTCACTTTCCTGAAAAGGGACCGATGACAATGGGGAGAAAGTTCGCCCGTTGATGCCCTTCTTACTGCAAGGATCTCTGGCGGAAGGAGTCGAGCAATTGCACAAACGCGACTATCCTAGGCCCTCCAACGAGGCCGCGAGACAGGCGGCCCTTGAGCGCTACCAAGTGCTCAACTCGCCGCCAGAGCGCTTCTACGACGACGCCGCGACGTTGGCGGCGGCCGTCTGCGGAACCCCCATCGCGATGGTGTCGCTCATTGACAACGACCGCCAGTGGTACAAGGCCAAGGTGGGCGTCGACACGACCGAGACTCACCGGAGGGACGCGTTCTGCGCACACGCGATCATGACTCCCAACGCGCCACTCGTCGTGAATGACGCCTTGGTCGACGAACGATTCAAGGACAGCGCACTGGTCACCGCAAATCCGCATATTCGCTTCTACGCAGGATCGCCGTTGGTCACACCGGAGGGCCATGCGCTTGGCACACTGTGCGTCATCGACACCATCCCGCGCGATATCACCGCAGCCCAGTTGGCCGCGCTTGAGGCGCTGTCACGGACCGTCGCATCCCATCTGGAGCAACGTCGCCACATTGCCGACCTCGAGCGCCTCATGCTCGAGAAGGCCGCCCATGTTGACGCACTCGAGCAACACCGTCTAGCACTCGAGGAAGCCACGACAAGGTATAGGGAAGAATCTCTAATCGACCCCGTCACGAACGGTCCGAACAGGCGCGCGTGCGAGCTTCGCCTCGTGGAAGAACACCAACGCACCGTTCGCTATGGGGCCCCGTACGCGCTGCTGATGATTGACATCGACAACTTCAAGGACGTCAACGACCTGCACGGGCACAGCCAAGGCGACGCCGTGTTAGCCGCAGCGTGCACGCTCGTGCGAACGTGTCTGAGGCCCAACGACTTTGTGGGAAGGCTCGGCGGCGACGAGTTCGTGGCAATCCTGCCTGGCACGAATGCACGCGGCGCACAGGTCATCGCCGAGAGGATGCGGCGCGCGATCTACAACGCCTCTTGGGCCACCGCTTTTCCCGTCACGGTCAGCATCGGGATCGCGTGCTGGAAAGGCGCGGATGACGAGGCCGAGGACATTCTCGCCCGCTCTGACGAGGCGCTGTATCTGGCCAAGTCCGCTGGGCGCAACGCGGTGTCCGGCCCGCGCACCTCCCTCTTGTAGGAGTCACCGCACCCCTAGGAGTTGCACCCATCTTTTAGGAATCGGAGCGACCGGGGGCCGCCGACCGTTGAGGCCGATACCGGTTATCCCATACGACCGACGCACCCACGCGGCGGCACGAAGCCTCGCAGTCGCCCGAGTGCGGAGCGCCGTCAGAAGAGCGCCGACTCCGACGCAGCAGCCGCCTGCACTTGCATTGCCGCCTGCGCCTGCGACGCCACGCGCGCCCTCCGCCACTCGCCGTTCCCGTCTCGAGCCTCGGCCCTTGCGGTTCCGCTGCCGGGCACCGCGTCCGCCTCTGCCTGAGCGAGGCCGTGTGCTGCAATGAGCGGCCTGATGACCGAGGCGAGGTGACGGCGGTAATCCTTGGGGGCGTAGGCGCCGTCGCCGTAGAGCCGACGGTATCGCGGCGTGAGGTCGGGACGGTAAGTGTTGAGCCACCGTGCGAACCACTCCTTCACGCCGGGCCGCAGATGCAGGCTCGAGTAGGTGACTTGCGTGGCACCCGCGGCCTTGATCCGAGCCAGGGCGGCGTCGAGGTGCGCCTCGCCGTCGGTGAGGAACGGCAGGATCGGCATCATGAACACGGACACCCGGAAACCGGCGTCAGCGGCGGCGGCAACCGTGGACAGCCGCGCGGCGGTCGTGGGGGTTCCCGGTTCCATCGTTGACTGCAGATCGTCATCGAATATCGCTATCGACATGGCCAACTGGATGTCGA from Demequina lutea includes:
- a CDS encoding DEAD/DEAH box helicase, giving the protein MSSSFAELGVPIQLTDVLEREGKSKAFPIQEDTLPDTLAGRDVLGRGKTGSGKTLAFALPMVARLGRSGGKSRPGHPRALVLAPTRELATQIDAVIAPLAKAYGLTTATIFGGVSQQRQERALRAGVDIVVACPGRLEDLMKQRHVTLDAVEITVLDEADHMADLGFLPGVTRIMEATPKRGQRLLFSATLDNGVDKLVRRFLDAPITHSVDEVDSHVEAMTHHVFHVSGVDAKRQVVQALASGTGRRILFMRTKHQAKKLAKQLNEAGIPSVDLHGNLSQGQRDRNLALFQGDSHRVLVATDVAARGVHVDNVELVVHVDPPAEHKAYLHRSGRTARAGSAGDVVTVVLPEQRRETEQLMKRANIQVRPQAVSADSSQVKSLVGEVAAYVRPAEVAIRTSNPGPRRGAGPRQGQGQGQRRGQGRAGQERHSRPEGEHGQHSSAPRSSAPRSSAPRSASPRNGRTGNGYASAASFSSSGTSNRRSR
- a CDS encoding sensor domain-containing diguanylate cyclase, whose product is MHKRDYPRPSNEAARQAALERYQVLNSPPERFYDDAATLAAAVCGTPIAMVSLIDNDRQWYKAKVGVDTTETHRRDAFCAHAIMTPNAPLVVNDALVDERFKDSALVTANPHIRFYAGSPLVTPEGHALGTLCVIDTIPRDITAAQLAALEALSRTVASHLEQRRHIADLERLMLEKAAHVDALEQHRLALEEATTRYREESLIDPVTNGPNRRACELRLVEEHQRTVRYGAPYALLMIDIDNFKDVNDLHGHSQGDAVLAAACTLVRTCLRPNDFVGRLGGDEFVAILPGTNARGAQVIAERMRRAIYNASWATAFPVTVSIGIACWKGADDEAEDILARSDEALYLAKSAGRNAVSGPRTSLL
- a CDS encoding Rv2578c family radical SAM protein, encoding MRWEGQALEATEPDTLPGLAKISNLIRSVQTPEFAGVTFHEVAAKSALNKVPAGGPVPFGWTINPYRGCSHACVYCFARPSHRYLELDAGTDFDTQVIVKVNVAEVLRRDLARPSWAGEHVALGTNTDPYQRAEGRYRLMPGIISALAEARTPFSILTKGTLLRRDLPLLVDAARSVDIQLAMSIAIFDDDLQSTMEPGTPTTAARLSTVAAAADAGFRVSVFMMPILPFLTDGEAHLDAALARIKAAGATQVTYSSLHLRPGVKEWFARWLNTYRPDLTPRYRRLYGDGAYAPKDYRRHLASVIRPLIAAHGLAQAEADAVPGSGTARAEARDGNGEWRRARVASQAQAAMQVQAAAASESALF